A DNA window from Luteolibacter luteus contains the following coding sequences:
- a CDS encoding glutamine--tRNA ligase/YqeY domain fusion protein — MSDSPKTDFIREIIAADLASGKHETTITRFPPEPNGYLHLGHARAICLNFGIAQENAAVGARCHLRFDDTNPEKEEVEYVESIKADVKWLGFDWGDNLFYASDYFEFYYDCAVHLIKNGLAYVDEQTAEQIKETRGNLTVPGTPSPWRDRSVEENLELFAKMRAGGFEEGAAVLRAKIDMASPNIVLRDPVIYRVLKAEHHNTGDAWCLYPMYDFAHPLEDAHEHITHSLCTLEFEIHRPFYDWVIENCPVPAKPRQIEFSRLNFTYTVMSKRKLLTLVKEGHVAGWDDPRMPTLSGARRRGIPAIAIRKLCEKTGITKFQGITDIAQLEFEIRDHLNAAAPRRMGVIDPLKLIIENFPAGQSEDIELDNHPKDPAMGSRQVALSRELWIEADDFMEVPEKKYFRLGPGRHVRLRGGYIVKCTGFEKDASGKITEVRCEYLPGTRGADAPEGVECRAAIHWVSAEHGVEAEVRLYDRLFTAEDPDAAEGGFVSVINPDSLKTIRAYVEPAAANAAPEEVYQFERLGYFVADRHDHQPGTKPVFNRTIGLRDSWAKK, encoded by the coding sequence ATGTCCGATTCCCCAAAGACCGATTTTATCCGCGAGATCATCGCCGCCGACCTCGCCTCCGGTAAGCACGAGACCACCATCACGCGTTTCCCCCCGGAGCCGAATGGCTACCTGCACCTCGGCCATGCCCGTGCGATCTGCCTGAACTTCGGCATCGCGCAGGAAAATGCGGCCGTCGGCGCGCGTTGCCACCTGCGCTTCGACGATACCAATCCGGAGAAGGAAGAGGTCGAGTATGTCGAAAGCATCAAGGCCGACGTGAAGTGGCTCGGCTTCGATTGGGGTGACAATCTTTTCTACGCCAGCGACTACTTCGAGTTCTACTACGACTGCGCCGTCCATCTCATCAAGAATGGCCTCGCTTACGTCGACGAGCAGACCGCCGAGCAGATCAAGGAAACCCGCGGCAATCTCACCGTTCCGGGAACCCCTTCGCCATGGCGTGACCGCTCCGTGGAGGAGAACCTTGAGCTCTTCGCCAAGATGCGCGCCGGTGGCTTCGAGGAAGGCGCCGCAGTCCTCCGCGCGAAGATCGACATGGCTTCGCCGAATATCGTCCTGCGGGATCCCGTCATCTATCGCGTGCTGAAGGCGGAGCATCACAATACCGGCGATGCCTGGTGTCTCTACCCGATGTATGACTTCGCGCATCCGCTGGAGGACGCGCATGAGCACATCACCCACTCGCTCTGCACCCTGGAGTTCGAGATCCATCGCCCCTTCTACGATTGGGTGATCGAGAATTGCCCGGTCCCGGCCAAGCCGCGCCAGATCGAGTTCTCGCGCCTCAATTTCACCTATACCGTCATGAGCAAGCGCAAGCTGCTCACGCTGGTGAAGGAAGGCCACGTCGCCGGTTGGGATGACCCGCGCATGCCCACGCTTTCCGGCGCGCGCCGCCGTGGCATTCCCGCTATCGCCATCCGCAAGCTCTGCGAGAAAACCGGCATCACCAAGTTTCAAGGCATCACCGATATCGCCCAGCTCGAGTTTGAGATCCGCGATCACCTGAATGCCGCCGCCCCGCGCCGCATGGGCGTGATCGATCCTCTCAAGCTCATCATCGAGAACTTCCCCGCCGGCCAGAGCGAGGACATCGAACTCGACAACCACCCGAAGGACCCCGCCATGGGCTCCCGCCAGGTTGCGCTTTCGCGTGAACTGTGGATCGAGGCCGATGACTTCATGGAGGTTCCGGAGAAGAAATACTTCCGCCTCGGCCCCGGCCGCCACGTCCGCCTTCGCGGCGGCTACATCGTGAAGTGCACCGGTTTCGAGAAAGACGCCTCCGGCAAGATCACCGAAGTCCGCTGCGAATACCTGCCCGGCACCAGGGGCGCCGACGCCCCGGAAGGCGTGGAATGCCGCGCCGCCATCCACTGGGTCAGCGCCGAGCACGGTGTCGAAGCCGAAGTTCGCCTCTACGATCGCCTCTTCACGGCCGAAGATCCCGATGCTGCCGAAGGCGGCTTCGTCAGCGTGATCAATCCGGACTCGCTCAAGACCATCCGCGCCTACGTCGAACCCGCCGCTGCCAACGCCGCACCCGAAGAGGTCTACCAATTCGAGCGCCTCGGCTACTTCGTCGCCGACCGCCACGACCACCAGCCCGGAACCAAGCCCGTCTTCAATCGCACCATCGGTCTCCGCGACTCCTGGGCGAAGAAGTAA